One region of Parambassis ranga chromosome 21, fParRan2.1, whole genome shotgun sequence genomic DNA includes:
- the kdm6a gene encoding lysine-specific demethylase 6A, which translates to MKSCGVSLTAAASAATRSLGVAGNDEEKMASGKATEIEEDFPKLTAQEKESLVGIDSTLFGFHRLQEDGARTKALLLKAISCYDALILKAEGKVDPDIFCQLGHFNLLLEDYSKALSAYQRYYSLQSDYWKNAAFLYGLGMVYFHYNAFQWAIKAFQEVLYIDPGFSRAKEIHLRLGLMFKVNTDYESSLKHFQLALIDSNLCTLSKAEIQFHIAHLYEIQKKYRAAKEAYESLLQTDNLPAQVKASTLQQLGWMHHTVEQLGDKGTKDSYAIQCLQKSLEADPNSGQSWYFLGRCYSSIGKVQDAFISYRQSIDKSEASADTWCSIGVLYQQQNQPMDALQAYICAVQLDHSHAAAWMDLGTLYESCGQLHDAIKCYINATRSKACLNTAALTQRIKLLQAQLCNLQPGSLQNKSKMLPSIEEAWSLPIPAELTSRQGALNTAQAQQACKGEGGQSASNHTDPQASPAKRKRTASPAKGDADSCPNQQQIPSWYLTPQKLQLLDHLRTNRANLKPPQLQMLEQLENQFSLMQQHQQQMKQQAAAGGQPRPSLQNGSSAEPSHHHAGLSRTSPLNHTAIQPPCVTQPTANGSCSSSPSARLPGHLDKNHTLGLGGGGVSNGNVPYPQNSLPHNCTAASHPSTSSTTSSPSHADETWRNQQRNTTTQGLQKGPGSHSAGPNGEPPFSSSSSPQTSFASSCILNQVGHSSGPCTASSSASSLSPTSPQTTPNHLSSPPHSATTSGVHTKDTTPSGGKNDSSGAAAALPSGSEATARHPGGTPHSPGTNPTQGLTNHVQPRVTDSSTSLSQPGSPAPGVLSSDNPQLSALLKGKANTNSNDDNNNYSNHGGSSEKINNIHPGLHGSAKPVSEQSVVSSPLSATATPSPCSADPHTTNSLSCLNSPSNSNSLGPTLNGKGSEDSQSPMKVEPSGGAHQHSVPACLAPWPSSVSIYPSSGEVLKACRYLGKNGLSTSSILLDRCPPPRPPRPPSPPLPKDKLNPPTPSIYLENKRDAFFPPLHQFCTNPSNPVTVIRGLAGALKLDLGLFSTKTLVEANPDHLVEVRTQLAQPTDENWDPSGSRKMWRCESSRSHTTIIKYAQYQASSFQESLREENEKKKEAEAEAGSSDSAMRRRKGPFKHLKFGTNIDLSDEKKWKLQLQELAKLPAFSRVVSAGNLLSHVGHTILGMNTVQLYMKVPGSRTPGHQENNNFCSVNINIGPGDCEWFAVPEPYWGVINDFCERNNINFLMGSWWPNLEDLYETNVPVYRFIQRPGDLVWLNTGTIHWVQAIGWCNNIAWNVGPLTAHQYKLAVERYEWNKLQSVKSIVPMIHLSWNMARNIKVSDHKLFEMIKYCLLRTLKQCQMQRELLLAAGKELVWHGRTQNEPAHYCSICEVEVFDLLFVTSESNSRKTYVVQCLDCARRASTNLDNFVVLEQYKIENLMQVYDQFTLASPLPSSS; encoded by the exons ATGAAATCGTGCGGAGTGTCGCTCACCgccgctgcctctgctgctaCCCGGAGTCTCGGCGTTGCTGGTAATGACGAGGAGAAAATGGCGTCGGGAAAAGCGACTGAAATCGAAGAGGACTTTCCGAAGCTAACAGCGCAAGAGAAAGAGAGTCTGGTCGGAATTGACAG TACACTGTTTGGATTTCATAGGCTTCAAGAAGATGGCGCCAGAACGAAGGCCTTGCTGTTAAAG GCTATTAGCTGCTACGATGCCCTCATCCTgaaagcagaggggaaagtggACCCTGACATTTTCTGCCAGCTCGGCCACTTCAACCTCTTGCTGGAGGACTATTCAAAAG CATTATCTGCATACCAGAGGTACTACAGTTTACAGTCGGACTACTGGAAG AATGCTGCCTTTTTATATGGCCTTGGCATGGTTTACTTCCATTATAACGCATTTCAGTG ggcAATCAAGGCATTCCAAGAGGTGCTTTACATTGACCCAGGTTTCTCCAGAGCTAAAGAGATTCATCTGAGACTGGGTCTCATGTTTAAAGTCAACACAGACTACGAGTCAAGTTTAAAG cATTTTCAGCTGGCTTTGATCGACTCCAATCTCTGCACTTTGTCCAAAGCTGAAA ttcaGTTCCACATTGCTCATTTGTATGAGATCCAG AAGAAATACAGAGCAGCAAAAGAGGCGTATGAAAGTCTGTTGCAGACAGACAATCTTCCTGCCCAGGTGAAGGCGAGCACACTGCAACAACTTG GCTGGATGCATCACACAGTGGAGCAGCTGGGGGATAAGGGCACCAAGGATAGTTATGCCATCCAGTGTCTGCAGAAGTCTTTAGAAGCAGATCCAAACTCTGGCCAGTCCTGGTACTTTCTTGGCAG GTGCTACTCCAGTATTGGGAAAGTGCAGGATGCCTTCATCTCTTACCGTCAGTCCATTGATAAGTCGGAGGCCAGTGCTGACACCTGGTGCTCCATAGG GGTGCTCTaccagcagcagaaccagcCTATGGATGCACTGCAGGCCTATATCTGTGCTGTTCAACTGGATCACAGCCACGCCGCTGCCTGGATGGACCTAGGCACCCTCTATGAGTCCTGTGGCCAGCTGCACGATGCTATCAAGTGCTACATTAATGCTACACGCAGCAAGGCCTGTCTCAACACTGCTGCGCTCACACAACGCATCAAACTGCTGCAG GCTCAGTTGTGTAACCTTCAGCCAGGTAGTCTGCAGAATAAGAGTAAAATGCTTCCTAGTATTGAGGAGGCATGGAGCCTACCCATTCCTGCTGAGCTCACGTCCAGGCAGGGGGCCCTGAACACTGCACAGGCACAGCAG GCCTGTAAAGGGGAGGGAGGCCAGTCTGCCAGCaatcacacagacccacaggcCAGTCCTGCCAAGAGGAAACGCACTGCCAGCCCAGCTAAG GGTGATGCAGACTCATGCCCCAATCAACAGCAAATCCCCAGCTGGTACCTAACACCACAGAAGCTCCAG CTCCTGGATCACCTTCGGACCAACCGAGCAAACCTCAAACCCCCTCAGCTTCAGATGCTGGAGCAGCTTGAGAACCAGTTCTCTCTCATGcagcaacatcagcagcag ATgaagcagcaggcagcagcaggtggccAGCCAAGGCCCAGCCTTCAGAATGGTTCTTCGGCTGAGCCTTCTCACCACCATGCAGGCCTCTCTCGCACCTCCCCCCTGAATCACACAGCCATCCAGCCCCCGTGTGTCACCCAGCCCACCGCCAACGGCTCGTGTTCTTCGAGTCCTTCAGCGAGGCTGCCGGGACACCTGGACAAAAATCACACCCTGGGACTGGGAGGTGGCGGCGTGAGCAACGGAAACGTGCCTTACCCGCAGAACTCTCTACCTCACAACTGCACAGCCGCCAGTCATCCCAGCACCAGCAGCACTACCAGTAGTCCCAGTCATGCAGATGAGACATGGAGGAACCAACAACGCAACACTACCACTCAG GGGCTTCAAAAAGGTCCAGGTTCACATTCGGCAGGTCCTAATGGGGAAccccctttctcttcctcctcctcccctcaaACCTCCTTTGCATCCTCTTGCATTCTGAATCAGGTTGGACATTCCTCTGGGCCCTGCACTGCCTCTTCCTCGGCCTCCTCTTTATCCCCCACCTCCCCTCAGACCACACCCAACCACTTGTCCTCGCCTCCCCACTCCGCTACTACCTCAGGGGTCCACACCAAAGACACCACGCCTTCAGGGGGCAAAAACGACAGCAGTGGCGCAGCTGCCGCTTTGCCATCAGGTTCGGAGGCCACCGCCAGGCACCCAGGCGGGACACCACATAGTCCCGGCACCAACCCCACGCAGGGACTGACTAATCACGTCCAGCCGCGGGTGACGGACAGTTCCACCAGCCTGTCTCAGCCTGGCTCTCCTGCTCCCGGTGTGCTCAGTTCAGACAATCCTCAGCTCTCAGCCTTGCTAAAGGGAAAAGCCAATACTAATAGTAACGACGATAACAATAACTACAGTAACCATGGAGGGTCTTCAGAGAAAATCAACAATATCCATCCGGGTCTTCATGGTTCTGCAAAGCCAGTTTCAGAGCAGTCAGTGGTATCCTCGCCACTCTCAGCTACTGCTACACCCTCTCCCTGCTCAGCAGACCCTCACACCACCAACAGCCTCTCCTGCCTTAACAGCCCGTCCAACTCCAATAGTCTAGGGCCCACTCTCAATGGTAAGGGGTCAGAGGACTCCCAGAGCCCAATGAAAGTGGAGCCTTCTGGAGGAGCTCATCAACACTCTGTCCCTGCTTGCCTGGCACCCTGGCCCTCCTCAGTTTCCATTTACCCCAGCTCTGGCGAAGTTCTCAAAGCATGCAG gtATCTGGGGAAGAACGGCCTCTCAACCAGCAGCATCCTCCTAGACAGGTGTCCCCCACCACGGCCCCCCCGACCGCCCTCTCCTCCGCTGCCAAAGGACAAACTCAATCCTCCAACACCCAGTATTTAT CTAGAAAACAAGAGGGATGCTTTCTTCCCTCCGCTCCATCAGTTCTGCACCAACCCCTCCAACCCGGTCACTGTCATTAGAGGACTGGCAGGCGCACTGAAACTAG ATCTGGGCCTCTTCTCTACCAAGACATTGGTTGAGGCCAACCCAGACCATCTGGTGGAGGTGCGAACCCAGCTGGCTCAGCCCACCGACGAGAACTGGGACCCCAGCGGCAGCAGGAAGATGTGGCGCTGCGAGAGCAGCCGCTCCCACACCACCATCATCAAATATGCCCAGTACCAGGCCTCGTCCTTCCAGGAGTCTCTTCGG gaggagaatgagaagaagaaggaggctgAAGCAGAGGCAGGTTCCTCAGACAg TGCAATGCGGCGAAGGAAAGGTCCTTTCAAGCACCTCAAGTTTGGTACCAACATCGACCTTTCTGATGAAAAGAA GTGGAAACTGCAGCTCCAGGAGCTGGCTAAGCTGCCTGCCTTTTCCAGAGTTGTGTCAGCTGGCAACCTGCTCAGCCATGTCGGTCACACCATCCTGGGTATGAATACTGTCCAGCTCTACATGAAGGTGCCTGGGAGCAGGACACCAG GTCACCAAGAAAACAACAACTTCTGCTCAGTGAATATCAACATTGGTCCGGGGGACTGTGAGTGGTTTGCTGTGCCTGAACCATACTGGGGTGTCATCAACGACTTCTGTGAAAG GAACAACATCAACTTCCTGATGGGTTCCTGGTGGCCCAACCTGGAGGACCTATACGAGACCAACGTGCCTGTTTATCGATTCATCCAGCGTCCAGGAGACTTGGTGTGGCTCAACACAGGCACTATTCACTGGGTTCAAGCCATCGGTTGGTGCAACAATATTGCATGGAATGTCGGACCCCTCACAG CCCATCAATACAAGCTGGCAGTGGAGCGCTATGAGTGGAACAAACTGCAGAGCGTCAAATCTATCGTCCCCATGATCCACCTCTCCTGGAATATGGCCAGAAACATCAAAGTGTCAGACCACAAGCTTTTCGAAATGATAAA ATATTGTTTGTTGCGGACTCTGAAGCAGTGTCAGATGCAGAGGgaactgctgctggctgctgggaAGGAGCTAGTCTGGCACGGGAGGACCCAGAACGAGCCTGCGCATTACTGCAGCATCTGTGAA GTGGAAGTGTTTGACCTGCTGTTTGTCACCAGTGAGagcaacagcagaaaaacatacGTGGTGCAGTGCCTGGACTGTGCCCGCAGGGCGAGCACAAACCTGGACAACTTTGTGGTGCTAGAGCAGTACAAGATAGAGAACCTCATGCAGGTGTATGACCAGTTCACCCTG GCGAGTCccctgccttcctcctcttgA